Proteins encoded in a region of the Rhodococcus sp. SBT000017 genome:
- the rpsD gene encoding 30S ribosomal protein S4, which yields MARYTGPITRKSRRLRVDLVGGDQAFERRPYPPGQHGRARIKESEYLLQLQEKQKARFTYGVMEKQFRLYYKEANRTVGKTGENLLTILESRLDNVVYRAGLARTRRQARQLVTHGHFLVNNKRVDIPSYRVSQYDIIDVREKSAQTLPIQIARESYGDRPVAPWLQVVPNRLRILVHRLPERAQIDVPLQEQLIVEYYSK from the coding sequence ATGGCACGTTATACCGGTCCTATCACCCGCAAGTCGCGTCGTCTGCGCGTCGACCTCGTCGGAGGCGACCAGGCGTTCGAGCGTCGTCCCTACCCGCCCGGCCAGCACGGCCGCGCGCGGATCAAGGAGAGCGAGTACCTGCTTCAGCTGCAGGAGAAGCAGAAGGCTCGCTTCACCTACGGCGTCATGGAGAAGCAGTTCCGTCTGTACTACAAGGAAGCCAACAGGACGGTCGGCAAGACCGGCGAGAACCTGCTGACCATCCTCGAGAGTCGTCTCGACAACGTCGTCTACCGCGCCGGATTGGCACGTACGCGTCGTCAGGCCCGTCAGCTGGTCACGCACGGTCACTTCCTGGTGAACAACAAGCGCGTCGACATCCCCAGCTACCGCGTCTCGCAGTACGACATCATCGACGTCCGTGAGAAGTCGGCACAGACGCTGCCGATCCAGATCGCCCGCGAAAGCTACGGCGACCGTCCCGTCGCCCCGTGGCTGCAGGTCGTTCCCAACCGTCTTCGCATCCTGGTTCACAGGTTGCCGGAGCGCGCACAGATCGATGTGCCGCTCCAGGAGCAGCTCATCGTCGAGTACTACTCGAAGTAA
- the rpsK gene encoding 30S ribosomal protein S11 has translation MPPKARGTGPKKAQKTRRRDKKNVPHGSAHIKSTFNNTIVSITDPAGNVISWASSGHVGFKGSRKSTPFAAQLAAENAARKAQEHGVKKVDVFVKGPGSGRETAIRSLQAAGLEVGTISDVTPQPHNGCRPPKRRRV, from the coding sequence ATGCCCCCCAAAGCACGCGGTACCGGTCCGAAGAAGGCGCAGAAGACGCGTCGCAGGGACAAGAAGAACGTCCCGCACGGATCTGCGCACATCAAGAGCACGTTCAACAACACGATCGTGTCGATCACCGACCCCGCCGGAAACGTCATCTCGTGGGCGTCCTCGGGACACGTGGGCTTCAAGGGCTCGCGCAAGTCGACTCCGTTCGCCGCACAGCTCGCAGCCGAGAACGCTGCGCGCAAGGCACAGGAGCACGGCGTCAAGAAGGTCGACGTCTTCGTCAAGGGTCCCGGCTCCGGCCGTGAGACCGCGATCCGCTCGCTTCAGGCCGCTGGCCTCGAGGTCGGCACCATCTCCGATGTCACCCCTCAGCCGCACAACGGCTGCCGTCCGCCCAAGCGGCGTCGGGTCTAG
- the rpsM gene encoding 30S ribosomal protein S13: MARLAGVDLPREKRMEIALTYIYGVGRTRSKEILTATGVSPDLRSKDLGDDDLRKLSDYINESLKVEGDLRREVQADIRRKIEIGCYQGLRHRRGLPVRGQRTKTNARTRKGPKRTIAGKKKAK; this comes from the coding sequence ATGGCACGTCTCGCAGGTGTGGATCTGCCGCGCGAAAAGCGCATGGAGATCGCACTGACTTACATCTACGGCGTCGGCCGTACCCGCTCCAAGGAGATCCTCACAGCGACGGGCGTCAGCCCCGACCTGCGAAGCAAGGATCTCGGCGACGACGATCTGCGCAAGCTCAGCGATTACATCAACGAGTCCCTCAAGGTCGAGGGCGACCTGCGCCGCGAGGTTCAGGCCGACATCCGTCGCAAGATCGAAATCGGCTGCTACCAGGGTCTTCGCCACCGTCGTGGTCTGCCCGTCCGTGGACAGCGCACCAAGACCAATGCGCGTACCCGTAAGGGACCCAAGCGCACCATTGCCGGCAAGAAGAAGGCGAAGTAA
- the rpmJ gene encoding 50S ribosomal protein L36 — MKVQPSVKKICEKCKVIRRNGRVMVICDNLRHKQRQG; from the coding sequence GTGAAGGTTCAGCCGAGCGTCAAGAAGATCTGCGAAAAGTGCAAGGTGATTCGTCGTAACGGACGCGTCATGGTGATCTGCGACAACCTGCGGCACAAGCAGCGTCAGGGATAA
- the infA gene encoding translation initiation factor IF-1: MAKKDGAIEVEGRVVEPLPNAMFRIELENGHKVLAHISGKMRQHYIRILPEDRVVVELSPYDLTRGRIVYRYK; encoded by the coding sequence ATGGCCAAGAAAGACGGTGCTATCGAGGTAGAGGGCCGAGTTGTCGAACCGCTGCCCAATGCGATGTTTCGCATTGAGCTCGAAAACGGCCACAAGGTACTCGCTCACATCAGCGGAAAGATGCGTCAGCACTACATCCGCATCCTTCCCGAGGATCGCGTCGTGGTAGAGCTTTCGCCCTACGACCTCACGCGTGGACGCATCGTTTACCGCTACAAGTAA
- a CDS encoding glycosyltransferase family 2 protein, translating to MSSDTRTGNPVVSVIIPVHNSKDVLDDQLRALARQDYEHPFTVIVSDNGSTDGLREHIDNHCLRGALDLKYVDAAGQPGASFARNRGADAARSELLAFCDADDAVHPSWLRRIVAGLDEYDLVGTGLETETLNSAATRASTPFAPPSDQGKSTYLPFAIGASMACRRSTYRQLGGMLEYVHASEDMEFSWRAQHAGYRLHFIAEPLVSYRLRTGHRENWKQAGALGYGSAHVRGLYRVHGCPPFRARSISIALLMLGIRNPLLPTAVTKMPTRLWLRLVAAHLGLVRGGRRYGSLAW from the coding sequence TTGAGCTCAGACACGCGCACCGGCAACCCGGTCGTATCCGTCATCATTCCGGTTCACAACTCCAAGGATGTTCTCGACGACCAACTACGAGCTCTCGCTCGACAGGACTACGAGCATCCCTTCACGGTGATCGTCAGCGACAACGGCTCGACCGACGGCCTTCGCGAACACATCGACAACCATTGCCTCCGTGGAGCCCTGGATCTGAAGTACGTCGATGCTGCGGGACAACCGGGCGCATCGTTCGCACGTAACAGGGGTGCAGACGCCGCCCGCAGCGAACTGCTCGCCTTCTGCGACGCGGACGACGCGGTGCACCCGAGCTGGCTCCGGCGCATCGTTGCCGGCCTCGACGAGTACGACCTGGTAGGCACCGGCCTGGAGACCGAGACCCTGAACTCCGCTGCCACGCGAGCATCGACACCGTTCGCGCCGCCGTCGGATCAGGGCAAGTCGACATACCTACCGTTCGCCATCGGTGCCAGCATGGCGTGCCGCAGATCGACCTACCGTCAACTCGGCGGCATGCTCGAGTACGTACACGCCAGCGAGGACATGGAGTTCTCGTGGCGCGCACAGCACGCGGGATATCGATTGCACTTCATCGCCGAACCGCTGGTCTCGTACCGACTGCGCACCGGCCATCGAGAGAACTGGAAGCAGGCAGGCGCTCTGGGGTACGGATCGGCTCACGTGCGCGGCCTCTACCGAGTACACGGCTGCCCACCCTTCCGGGCACGCTCGATCTCCATCGCTCTGCTGATGCTCGGCATACGAAACCCGCTACTTCCCACGGCGGTGACCAAGATGCCCACTCGGCTCTGGCTACGTCTGGTGGCTGCGCACCTCGGACTGGTCCGCGGGGGTCGGCGCTACGGATCGTTGGCCTGGTGA
- the map gene encoding type I methionyl aminopeptidase: MAFGRKRKVVPFRSAGELDAMAAAGAVVGAALVAVRNAAVPGVSTLELDRVAEAVIRDAGAVPSFLGYHGFTGSICSSVNDRVVHGIPSADELLVAGDLVSIDCGAVLDGWHGDSAWTFGVGDIIEADAMLSEATRLSMEAGIAAMLPGNRLTDVSHAIESGTHAAEQAHGRKYGIVDGYGGHGIGREMHMDPFLANEGAPGKGPELVVGSTLAIEPMLTLGTYDTDILDDGWTVVTTDGSRSAHWEHTVAVTEDGPRILTLRPS; encoded by the coding sequence ATGGCGTTCGGCCGTAAACGCAAGGTCGTGCCGTTCCGCAGTGCCGGCGAACTCGACGCCATGGCTGCGGCCGGCGCGGTCGTCGGCGCTGCTCTGGTGGCCGTCCGCAACGCGGCGGTGCCCGGTGTCTCGACTCTCGAGCTCGACCGAGTGGCCGAGGCGGTCATTCGTGATGCCGGTGCGGTGCCGTCGTTCCTCGGATACCACGGCTTCACCGGCAGTATCTGTTCGTCGGTGAACGACCGTGTGGTGCACGGCATTCCGTCGGCAGACGAACTCCTTGTCGCAGGCGATCTGGTGTCCATCGACTGTGGGGCAGTTCTCGACGGTTGGCACGGAGACTCTGCTTGGACATTCGGCGTCGGCGACATCATCGAGGCCGATGCGATGCTGAGCGAGGCGACGAGGCTGTCGATGGAAGCCGGCATCGCCGCGATGCTTCCCGGCAACCGGCTCACCGACGTCTCGCACGCCATCGAATCCGGAACTCACGCGGCCGAGCAGGCTCACGGCCGCAAGTACGGAATCGTCGACGGGTACGGCGGTCATGGCATCGGCCGTGAGATGCACATGGACCCGTTCCTCGCGAACGAGGGCGCGCCGGGTAAGGGACCGGAACTGGTCGTCGGGTCCACTCTCGCGATCGAGCCCATGCTGACCCTCGGTACGTACGACACCGACATCCTCGACGACGGGTGGACGGTCGTGACCACCGACGGATCCCGGTCGGCGCATTGGGAACACACCGTTGCCGTCACCGAGGACGGGCCGCGGATCCTGACGCTACGACCCAGTTAG
- a CDS encoding adenylate kinase, protein MRLVLLGPPGAGKGTQAVLLSEKLGVPHISTGDLFRANIGEKTALGLEAKKYLDAGDLVPSELTIDMVRSRLSEPDAVNGFLLDGFPRSVGQAEALVGILADLNAKLDAVLSFVVDEDVVVERMLSRGREDDKEDVIRNRLKVYRDETAPLLDYYEGQLVTVDAIGEVDEVNARALKSIEDHGK, encoded by the coding sequence GTGAGACTTGTTCTGCTCGGTCCCCCCGGTGCCGGCAAAGGCACCCAGGCCGTCCTCCTGTCCGAGAAGCTGGGCGTTCCGCACATCTCGACCGGCGACCTGTTTCGCGCGAACATCGGCGAGAAGACGGCGCTCGGACTCGAAGCGAAGAAGTACCTCGATGCAGGCGACCTGGTTCCCAGTGAGCTGACGATCGACATGGTCCGCAGTCGCCTCTCCGAGCCCGATGCCGTCAACGGCTTCCTGCTCGACGGCTTCCCACGTTCGGTGGGTCAGGCCGAGGCACTGGTCGGCATCCTGGCGGATCTGAACGCGAAGCTCGACGCCGTCCTCTCCTTCGTCGTCGACGAGGATGTCGTCGTCGAACGGATGCTCTCGCGTGGACGCGAGGACGACAAGGAAGACGTCATCCGGAACCGACTCAAGGTGTACCGGGACGAGACCGCGCCGCTGCTCGACTACTACGAGGGTCAACTCGTCACGGTCGACGCGATCGGTGAGGTGGACGAGGTCAACGCTCGCGCGCTGAAGTCCATCGAGGACCACGGCAAGTAA
- the secY gene encoding preprotein translocase subunit SecY gives MLSAFVSALRTPDLRRKILFTLGLVALYRFGATLPSPGVDYANVRACIDQVSGGDSAGIYSLINLFSGGALLQLSVFAIGIMPYITASIIVQLLTVVIPKFEELRKEGQSGQAKMTQYTRYLSIALAILQATGLVALASRGQLLQGCQQDIIADQSIFGLVIIVLVMTAGAAVVMWFGEVITERGVGNGMSLLIFAGIASRIPSEGNSILESRGGLVFGFVCFAAFLIITGVVFVEQGQRRIPVQYAKRMVGRKMYGGSSTYLPLKVNQAGVIPVIFASSLLYLPNLIAQLTSASTAVDPSWWQRIINEYLVNPANPVYIAIFFGLIVFFTYFYVAITFNPEERADEMKKFGGFIPGIRPGKPTADYLNYVLSRITLPGAVYLGTIAVLPNLFLDIGSSGGGQNLPFGGTAVLIMVSVGLDTVKQIESQLMQRNYEGFLK, from the coding sequence TTGCTTTCCGCCTTCGTGTCGGCCCTCAGGACTCCTGACCTGAGACGGAAGATCCTCTTCACGCTCGGTCTGGTGGCCCTGTATCGCTTCGGTGCCACGCTGCCGTCGCCGGGTGTCGACTACGCCAATGTCCGAGCATGCATCGACCAGGTCTCCGGTGGAGACTCGGCCGGCATCTACTCGTTGATCAACCTGTTCTCCGGTGGAGCGCTCCTTCAGCTCTCGGTGTTCGCGATCGGCATCATGCCGTACATCACCGCCAGCATCATCGTGCAGCTGCTCACCGTCGTCATCCCGAAGTTCGAGGAACTCCGTAAGGAGGGACAGTCGGGACAGGCCAAGATGACGCAGTACACGCGTTATCTGTCGATCGCCTTGGCCATCCTGCAGGCGACCGGCCTGGTGGCCCTCGCCTCGCGCGGCCAACTGCTTCAGGGCTGCCAGCAGGACATCATCGCCGACCAGAGCATCTTCGGTCTCGTCATCATCGTGCTCGTCATGACCGCAGGTGCAGCCGTCGTCATGTGGTTCGGTGAGGTCATCACCGAACGCGGCGTCGGCAACGGCATGTCGCTGCTCATCTTCGCGGGAATCGCCTCGCGCATCCCGTCCGAGGGCAACTCGATCCTCGAGAGCCGCGGTGGGTTGGTGTTCGGATTCGTCTGCTTCGCAGCGTTCCTGATCATCACCGGCGTGGTCTTCGTCGAGCAGGGTCAGCGCCGAATTCCCGTCCAGTACGCCAAGCGCATGGTCGGTCGAAAGATGTACGGCGGCTCGTCCACGTACCTTCCGCTCAAGGTCAACCAGGCCGGCGTCATCCCGGTGATCTTCGCGTCCTCGCTGCTGTACCTGCCCAACCTCATCGCCCAGCTCACCTCGGCGAGCACCGCGGTCGATCCGAGTTGGTGGCAGCGCATCATCAACGAGTACCTGGTGAACCCCGCGAACCCGGTGTACATCGCGATCTTCTTCGGTCTGATCGTCTTCTTCACGTATTTCTACGTGGCGATCACGTTCAACCCCGAAGAGCGCGCCGACGAAATGAAGAAGTTCGGCGGGTTCATCCCTGGCATCCGGCCGGGCAAGCCGACCGCCGACTATCTGAACTACGTCCTCAGTCGCATCACATTGCCGGGCGCGGTCTACCTGGGCACCATTGCCGTGCTCCCGAACCTGTTCCTCGACATCGGAAGTTCGGGTGGAGGACAGAACCTCCCCTTCGGTGGCACCGCCGTGCTGATCATGGTCAGCGTGGGCCTGGATACCGTGAAGCAAATCGAAAGCCAGCTGATGCAGCGTAACTACGAAGGGTTCCTCAAGTGA
- the rplO gene encoding 50S ribosomal protein L15, translating into MTIKLHHLRPAAGSKSTKIRVGRGEGGKRGKTAGRGTKGTGARKNVPARFEGGQMPLHMRLPKLKGFTNRNRVVFQVVNLRDIERLFPEGGQIGIPELIAKGAVRKNEPVKVLGDGNLTVKVEISANKFTGSAKEKIAAAGGSATEV; encoded by the coding sequence ATGACCATCAAACTGCACCACCTGCGCCCCGCAGCCGGATCCAAGTCGACGAAGATTCGCGTCGGCCGTGGTGAAGGTGGCAAGCGTGGCAAGACCGCAGGTCGCGGTACCAAGGGAACCGGCGCACGCAAGAACGTGCCGGCACGCTTCGAGGGTGGCCAGATGCCCCTCCACATGCGGCTCCCGAAGCTCAAGGGCTTCACCAACCGCAACCGTGTCGTGTTCCAGGTCGTGAACCTGCGCGACATCGAGCGTTTGTTCCCCGAGGGCGGTCAGATCGGTATCCCCGAGCTCATCGCCAAGGGCGCCGTTCGCAAGAACGAGCCCGTCAAGGTTCTCGGCGACGGAAACCTGACCGTGAAGGTCGAGATCTCGGCCAACAAGTTCACGGGCTCCGCCAAGGAAAAGATCGCCGCTGCCGGCGGTTCTGCAACCGAGGTATGA
- the rpmD gene encoding 50S ribosomal protein L30 has translation MAQLKVTQIKSTIGQKANQRDSLRTLGLKGIRQTVVREDNPQNRGLVNTVRHLVTVEEV, from the coding sequence ATGGCTCAGCTGAAGGTCACCCAGATCAAGAGCACCATCGGCCAGAAGGCGAACCAGCGTGACAGCCTGCGTACTCTCGGGCTCAAGGGCATCCGCCAGACGGTCGTCCGCGAGGACAACCCGCAGAACCGCGGACTGGTCAACACGGTGCGCCACCTCGTAACTGTTGAGGAGGTCTAA